From Pyrenophora tritici-repentis strain M4 chromosome 1, whole genome shotgun sequence, the proteins below share one genomic window:
- a CDS encoding Dimer-Tnp-hAT domain containing protein, producing MPLRNLKRAAEGTPGPHGPHKRAKTAKGSASQPILMDDSQPELSIRTSPRKALAAAASQATEDAPFESQLRDAIPEATIQPPAEGSRAATEATSEAIEGGDDTGFDDEFTDNFDGIDWKRLPRFTKPLRTLKRNKSWVYQYGYRVASLREPHRTFFVCKYCHHRKIFCAYPEVTKSTSNAINHLAQKLLGHGYDRKGKLDSITLPRGQTTLKMMTEGGVDVPQGVANELGNFDVQRFRYAAVTWLVDNNHPLREFETPAFRQMIEFANPEAADALWVSHNSVASFVMRLYRYMEPQVVQMLSSAISKIHISFDGWTTKGGKRGFFGVVAHFADADGTIRDLPIALPQLTGAHTGERIAEVVGNIIDVFGITRSQLGYFVLDNAYANDTAVTKLAQRFEFTASHHRLRCGPHTLNLVGQMIIFGFDKDAYDNDQDEHKTEAAYLQEWRQQGPLGVLIDIINYIQTPQQHDLFADCQRRVNAKAPDQKQEILEPVKPVVTRWNSFHDTFVRAAKLHNAVDEYAQSHIERTMGADAYARSRNNKLTKVPAWMRSNGLTADDWAVITQYISVLEPLKEATKRLEARGKAGRFGAIYEVIPVFEAVLAVYEQLLKNHESVDYNANSAPEDHLPINLRAAWAKLNAYYTKLDESPAYFAATCLHPYYKNYCENSWRDKPSWLEANNAGLKQLWAFYKPQIQRQSRPPVRLSSGINDAINALVNAEPYGIVEVTEMDELERWRRFELRWTQEQFEQGSNPVSYWISLRPKYPNLARMAIDILTIPASSCECERLFSELGDLLEPRRRKIGSQLLAAIQCIRSWRDAGFKPPSDYNSGDVTDAEVAAIYEICKWDSEA from the coding sequence ATGCCGCTTCGTAACCTAAAACGCGCCGCCGAGGGCACCCCCGGCCCCCACGGCCCCCACAAGCGCGCCAAAACAGCTAAAGGCAGTGCATCGCAGCCTATCCTGATGGACGATTCGCAGCCTGAGCTGTCTATCCGCACCTCGCCACGTAAAGccctagctgctgcagcaaGCCAGGCCACCGAAGACGCGCCGTTCGAGTCGCAGTTGCGCGACGCTATACCAGAAGCTACTATACAACCGCCGGCCGAGGGTAGTAGGGCTGCTACGGAGGCTACAAGTGAGGCTATCGAAGGCGGGGATGATACTGGCTTTGATGACGAGTTTACGgacaactttgacggcattgatTGGAAGCGTTTACCGCGTTTTACGAAGCCGCTGCGTACGTTGAAGCGCAACAAAAGTTGGGTATATCAGTACGGTTACCGCGTTGCCTCTCTCCGTGAGCCTCATCGTACGTTCTTTGtttgcaaatactgccatcATCGTAAGATCTTTTGCGCCTATCCAGAGGTTACAAAGTCGACCAGTAACGCTATCAACCACCTCGCGCAGAAGCTACTTGGCCACGGCTACGATCGCAAGGGCAAACTGGATTCGATTACACTACCGCGAGGCCAAACGACGCTTAAGATGATGACCGAGGGCGGTGTCGATGTACCTCAAGGCGTCGCTAACGAGCTcggaaacttcgacgtacagcGCTTTCGATACGCCGCTGTTACGTGGCTTGTCGACAATAACCACCCTCTCCGCGAGTTCGAAACGCCTGCGTTTAGGCAGATGATAGAGTTTGCCAACCCGGAGGCAGCTGACGCGCTGTGGGTAAGTCACAACAGTGTAGCTAGCTTCGTGATGAGGCTGTATCGCTATATGGAGCCGCAGGTTGTTCAGATGCTCTCGTCGGCTATTAGTAAaatccatataagcttcgatggctggacgacaaaaggcggcaagcgcggcttctttggagttgTTGCTCATTTTGCTGACGCCGACGGCACTATCAGGGACCTACCTAtcgcgctgcctcagcttacgggcgcccacacgggcgagaggatagctgAAGTTGTTGGCAATATAATCGATGTCTTCGGTATAACACGTAGCCAGcttgggtactttgtgctcgacaACGCGTACGCTAATGACACCGCCGTCACCAAACTCGCCCAACGCTTTGAATTTACAGCAAGCCAtcaccgcctccgctgcggccctcacacacTTAACTTAGTCGGACAGATGATTATCTTCGGCTTTGATAAGGACGCGTACGATAATGATCAGGACGAGCACAAAACAGAGGCAGCCTACCTACAAGAATGGCGGCAGCAAGGTCCGCTTGGTGTACTaatcgatatcatcaacTACATCCAAACACCGCAACAACACGATCTTTTTGCCGATTGCCAGCGCCGTGTTAACGCTAAGGCTCCCGACCAAAAGCAGGAAATACTCGAGCCGGTAAAGCCAGTCGTCACGCGCTGGAACAGCTTTCACGACACCTTTGTACGCGCCGCAAAACTCCATAACGCCGTTGATGAGTACGCCCAAAGCCACATCGAAAGGACGATGGGCGCCGACGCGTACGCGCGTAGCCGTAACAATAAGCTCACTAAAGTACCAGCTTGGATGAGATCTAATGGGCTTACGGCTGACGATTGGGCGGTAATAACCCAGTATATATCAGTGTTGGAGCCGCTAAAGGAGGCgacaaaacggcttgaagctCGCGGTAAAGCTGGCCGTTTCGGCGCGATATACGAGGTTATACCTGTCTTCGAAGCTGTACTTGCCGTGTACGAGCAGCTACTTAAAAACCACGAAAGCGTCGACTATAATGCCAATAGCGCGCCAGAAGATCACCTTCCTATCAACCTACGCGCAGCTTGGGCAAAGCTTAACGCGTATTACACTAAGCTCGACGAATCACCCGCATACTTTGCcgctacctgcctccacccatactacaagaactactgtgagaacagctggcgcgacaaaccgaGCTGGCTTGAGGCAAACAACGCTGGGTTGAAACAACTTTGGGCGTTCTATAAGCCGCAAATACAGCGCCAAAGTCGCCCACCAGTGCGGCTCTCAAGTGGTATCAacgacgccatcaacgcgcTCGTTAATGCGGAGCCTTATGGCATTGTTGAGGTGACAGAGATGGATGAGCTGGAGCGTTGGCGACGGTTTGAACTCCGctggacgcaggagcagttcGAACAAGGTAGTAATCCTGTTAGCTATTGGATAAGCCTACGCCCAAAGTATCCTAACCTAGCGCGTATGGCGATCGATATATTAACAATACCAGCCTCAAGTTGTGAGTGCGAGCGGCTGTTCAGCGAGCTCGGTGATTTATTAGAGCCAAGGCGACGCAAAATTGGGTCACAACTGCTTGCAGCAATACAGTGTATACGAAGCTGGCGCGACGCTGGCTTTAAGCCTCCATCTGATTACAACTCAGGCGATGTAACTGACGCTGAGGTAGCTGCAATATACGAAATATGCAAGTGGGACAGCGAAGCTTAG